A genomic region of Pseudoxanthomonas suwonensis contains the following coding sequences:
- the bfr gene encoding bacterioferritin, whose amino-acid sequence MKGHPEVIDCLKELLRGELAARDQYFLHSRRYEDQGLKALYERISHEMQEETEHADAILRRILFLEGDPDMRPHAFTPGTTVVEMLEADLAVEYKVRANLAAAMTLCEQKQDYVSRDMLLAQLKDTEEDHAWWLEQQLGLIKRIGLENYQLSKIDGDGGPAHG is encoded by the coding sequence ATGAAAGGCCATCCCGAAGTCATCGACTGCCTGAAGGAACTGCTGCGCGGCGAACTGGCCGCGCGCGACCAGTATTTCCTGCATTCGCGCCGCTACGAGGACCAGGGTCTGAAGGCGCTGTACGAGCGCATCAGCCACGAGATGCAGGAGGAGACCGAGCATGCGGACGCGATCCTGCGCCGGATCCTGTTCCTGGAGGGCGATCCGGACATGCGTCCGCACGCGTTCACGCCCGGCACGACCGTGGTCGAGATGCTCGAGGCGGACCTGGCGGTCGAGTACAAGGTGCGCGCCAACCTCGCTGCGGCGATGACGCTGTGCGAGCAGAAGCAGGACTATGTCAGCCGCGACATGTTGCTGGCGCAGCTGAAGGACACCGAGGAAGACCACGCCTGGTGGCTGGAGCAGCAGCTGGGGCTGATCAAGCGCATCGGCCTGGAGAACTACCAACTGTCGAAGATCGACGGCGACGGCGGTCCTGCGCACGGTTGA
- a CDS encoding thiopurine S-methyltransferase — MEADFWLQRWHEGRIGFHRGEVMPLLEKHWPALDVPAGGRVFVPLAGKTLDMHWLAAQGHGVLGAELSPLAVEAFFAEAGLVPRVSHDADGIHHRTGPIDLVQGDVFALADATLGAMYAVYDRAALIALPPAMRRRYVDEIYGRLPAGCRGLLITLEYPQTEMDGPPFPVEEAEVRVLFAPDWDVELLERRDVLAQEPRFREDGVTALSTAVYRLRKR; from the coding sequence ATGGAAGCGGATTTCTGGCTGCAGCGTTGGCATGAAGGCCGCATCGGCTTCCATCGCGGCGAGGTGATGCCGCTGCTGGAGAAGCACTGGCCGGCGCTGGATGTCCCCGCCGGCGGACGGGTGTTCGTGCCGCTGGCCGGCAAGACCCTGGACATGCACTGGCTGGCGGCACAGGGCCACGGGGTGCTGGGCGCCGAGCTTTCGCCGCTAGCGGTGGAGGCGTTCTTCGCCGAGGCCGGACTGGTACCGCGGGTGTCCCACGACGCCGACGGCATCCACCACCGCACCGGCCCGATCGACCTGGTCCAGGGCGACGTGTTCGCGCTGGCGGACGCCACGCTCGGCGCGATGTACGCCGTGTACGACCGCGCCGCCCTGATCGCGCTGCCACCGGCGATGCGCCGTCGCTACGTCGACGAGATCTACGGCAGGCTGCCCGCCGGCTGCCGCGGCCTGCTGATCACGCTGGAGTATCCGCAGACGGAAATGGACGGGCCACCGTTCCCGGTGGAAGAGGCCGAGGTACGCGTGTTGTTCGCGCCGGACTGGGACGTCGAACTGCTGGAGCGGCGCGACGTCCTCGCCCAGGAACCGCGCTTCCGCGAAGACGGCGTCACCGCGCTGTCGACCGCCGTCTACCGCCTGCGGAAGCGCTGA
- the parC gene encoding DNA topoisomerase IV subunit A, whose translation MTDPTVRPTFHGFEQIPLREYAERAYLDYSMYVVLDRALPFLGDGLKPVQRRIVYSMSELGLGAAAKPKKSARTVGDVIGKYHPHGDSACYEALVLMAQPFSYRYPLIEGQGNFGSTDDPKSFAAMRYTESKLTPIAEVLLGELGQGTVDWVPNFDGTLEEPSWMPARLPHLLLNGTTGIAVGMATDVPPHNLNEIVSACVRLLDDPEATVADLCEHVRGPDYPTSAEIITGAAELRTMYETGNGSIRARATWQKEGTGNFVVTALPYQVSPSKVIEQIAAQMRAKKLPWLEDIRDESDHANPVRVVLVPRSNRVDGEQLMGHLFATTDLERSYRVNLNVIGLDGKPAVKNLRTLLEEWLTFRTDTVARRLKHRQEKVERRLHLLEGLLVAFLNLDEVIRIIRTEDEPKAALIARFGLSEEQAEYILETKLKQLARLEEMKIRGEQDELAKELERIVAILGSRARLKKLVKDELLADAKKFGDARRSPLVQRGAAQAIDEIELVPSEPMTVVLSEKGWIRAAKGHDVDAAGLSYRDGDGLLAAVRSRSTQQVAFLDSQGRSYSTVVHTLPSARGNGEPLTGRFSPAQGASFQALASGDNDTRFVLASSHGYGFVTRFENLTGRNKAGKAMLNLTPNARVLQPAAVANVEADRIVAVTSAGHLLAIPATELPELDKGKGNKLIDIPKAKLGTERVVAVAAVAPSQTLQVRSGQRTMSLSFRELEEYLGARATRGGLLPRGWQKVDGLNVE comes from the coding sequence ATGACCGACCCGACCGTCCGCCCGACCTTCCACGGCTTCGAACAGATCCCGCTGCGCGAGTACGCCGAGCGCGCCTACCTGGACTATTCGATGTACGTGGTGCTGGACCGCGCCCTGCCGTTCCTCGGCGACGGGCTGAAGCCGGTGCAGCGGCGCATCGTCTATTCGATGAGCGAGCTGGGCCTGGGCGCCGCCGCCAAGCCCAAGAAATCCGCGCGCACCGTCGGCGACGTGATCGGCAAGTACCACCCGCACGGCGATTCGGCCTGCTACGAGGCGCTGGTGCTGATGGCCCAGCCGTTCTCCTACCGCTATCCGCTGATCGAGGGCCAGGGCAACTTCGGCTCCACCGACGACCCCAAATCGTTCGCGGCCATGCGCTACACCGAGTCCAAGCTCACCCCGATCGCCGAGGTCCTGCTGGGCGAGCTGGGCCAGGGCACGGTCGACTGGGTGCCGAACTTCGACGGCACCCTGGAGGAACCGAGCTGGATGCCGGCGCGGCTGCCGCACCTGCTGCTCAACGGCACCACCGGCATTGCCGTCGGCATGGCCACCGACGTGCCGCCGCACAACCTCAACGAGATCGTCAGCGCCTGCGTGCGCCTGCTCGACGACCCGGAGGCGACCGTCGCCGACCTGTGCGAGCACGTGCGCGGCCCGGACTACCCGACCAGCGCCGAGATCATCACCGGCGCGGCCGAACTGCGCACGATGTACGAGACCGGCAATGGCAGCATCCGCGCCCGCGCCACCTGGCAGAAGGAAGGCACCGGCAACTTCGTGGTCACCGCCCTGCCCTACCAGGTCTCGCCGTCCAAGGTGATCGAGCAGATCGCCGCGCAGATGCGGGCCAAGAAGCTGCCGTGGCTGGAGGACATCCGCGACGAGTCCGACCACGCCAACCCGGTGCGGGTGGTGCTGGTGCCGCGCTCCAACCGCGTGGATGGCGAGCAACTGATGGGCCACCTGTTCGCCACCACCGACCTGGAGAGGAGCTACCGGGTCAACCTCAACGTCATCGGCCTGGACGGCAAGCCGGCGGTGAAGAACCTGCGCACGCTGCTGGAGGAGTGGCTGACCTTCCGCACCGACACCGTGGCCCGGCGCCTGAAGCACCGCCAGGAGAAGGTCGAGCGCCGATTGCACCTGCTGGAAGGCCTGCTGGTCGCCTTCCTCAACCTGGACGAGGTGATCCGCATCATCCGCACCGAGGACGAGCCCAAGGCCGCGCTGATCGCGCGCTTCGGCCTGTCCGAGGAACAGGCCGAGTACATCCTGGAGACCAAGCTCAAGCAGCTGGCGCGCCTGGAGGAGATGAAGATCCGCGGCGAGCAGGACGAGCTGGCCAAGGAACTGGAGCGCATCGTCGCCATCCTCGGCAGCCGCGCCAGGCTGAAGAAGCTGGTCAAGGACGAGTTGCTGGCCGACGCCAAGAAGTTCGGCGACGCGCGCCGCTCACCGCTGGTCCAGCGCGGCGCGGCGCAGGCCATCGACGAGATCGAGCTGGTGCCGAGCGAGCCGATGACCGTGGTGCTGTCGGAGAAGGGCTGGATCCGCGCGGCCAAGGGCCATGACGTGGACGCGGCCGGCCTGTCCTACCGCGACGGCGACGGCCTGCTGGCGGCGGTACGCAGCCGCAGCACCCAGCAGGTGGCGTTCCTGGACTCGCAGGGACGCAGTTATTCGACCGTGGTGCATACGCTGCCCTCGGCGCGCGGCAACGGCGAACCGCTGACCGGCCGCTTCTCGCCTGCGCAGGGCGCGTCGTTCCAGGCGCTGGCCAGCGGCGACAACGACACCCGCTTCGTGCTGGCGTCCTCGCACGGCTACGGCTTCGTCACCCGCTTCGAGAACCTGACCGGCCGCAACAAGGCCGGCAAGGCCATGCTTAACCTGACCCCGAATGCGCGGGTGCTGCAGCCGGCGGCGGTGGCCAACGTCGAGGCCGACCGGATCGTGGCGGTCACCAGCGCCGGCCACCTGCTGGCGATCCCCGCCACCGAACTGCCCGAACTGGACAAGGGCAAGGGCAACAAGCTGATCGACATCCCCAAGGCCAAGCTCGGCACCGAGCGCGTGGTCGCGGTGGCCGCGGTCGCGCCAAGCCAGACCCTGCAGGTGCGCAGCGGCCAGCGCACGATGTCGCTGTCGTTCCGCGAGCTGGAGGAGTACCTGGGGGCGCGGGCGACGCGCGGGGGGCTGCTGCCGCGGGGGTGGCAGAAGGTGGATGGCCTGAATGTCGAGTAG